In one window of Cytophagaceae bacterium ABcell3 DNA:
- a CDS encoding NAD(P)/FAD-dependent oxidoreductase, translating to MSKKTRVAVIGGGAAGFFGAVTCAHLNPYHEISIFEKSNKLLSKVLVSGGGRCNVTNACFDNKQLVKNYPRGEKFLRKVFATFSVKDTVNWFENRNVALKTEPDNRIFPKSDSSATITDCLISEARVNGVKIYTGFGVSAIKPHGDEFQLVLRGGEQLVFDKIVISTGGNPNPASWHWIKELGHNIKHPVPSLFTFNIPNSRLNGLQGISVPEAKVKIDGTQMHATGPLLITHWGFSGPAVLKLSAFAARTLSDKNYDFYISINWTPSYSEEELRTLFIDFREKHPKKQVYLHSPVNLPRRLWERITSINGIGPDLKWGDINNKSINKTIEELLRGRFHVKGKTTFKEEFVTCGGVDLNEINPNTMESLKCPGIYFAGEVMDIDGITGGFNFQAAWSTGYIAGKSIAGI from the coding sequence ATGAGCAAAAAAACACGAGTTGCTGTGATCGGAGGTGGGGCCGCTGGCTTTTTTGGAGCAGTAACCTGTGCCCACCTAAACCCTTATCATGAAATATCTATATTTGAAAAGTCTAATAAATTACTATCAAAAGTATTGGTTTCTGGAGGAGGGCGTTGCAATGTTACCAATGCTTGCTTCGACAACAAGCAATTAGTCAAGAACTATCCCAGAGGAGAAAAGTTTCTTCGTAAAGTTTTTGCCACTTTCTCTGTAAAAGATACAGTTAACTGGTTTGAGAATAGAAATGTAGCATTAAAAACCGAGCCAGACAATAGAATATTCCCTAAATCTGACTCGTCCGCTACTATAACAGATTGCTTAATAAGCGAAGCAAGAGTAAATGGTGTAAAAATATACACTGGGTTTGGAGTTAGTGCTATAAAGCCACACGGTGACGAGTTTCAATTGGTTTTGCGGGGCGGAGAACAACTTGTTTTTGACAAAATAGTGATTTCTACAGGAGGTAATCCCAACCCGGCATCATGGCATTGGATTAAAGAGTTAGGACATAACATAAAGCATCCGGTACCTTCGCTTTTTACATTCAATATTCCGAACTCAAGATTGAATGGGTTACAAGGTATTTCGGTACCAGAGGCAAAAGTAAAAATAGACGGTACGCAAATGCATGCCACAGGTCCTTTACTCATTACACACTGGGGCTTTAGCGGTCCGGCAGTATTAAAACTTTCCGCTTTTGCTGCTAGAACCTTGAGCGATAAAAATTACGACTTTTATATCAGTATTAATTGGACTCCTAGCTATAGTGAAGAAGAATTAAGGACTTTATTTATCGACTTTAGGGAGAAACACCCTAAAAAACAAGTCTACTTGCACTCGCCGGTCAATCTGCCAAGGCGCCTATGGGAAAGAATTACTTCTATAAACGGCATTGGCCCAGATTTAAAATGGGGTGACATCAATAATAAGTCAATTAACAAGACAATTGAAGAATTGCTCAGAGGCCGTTTTCATGTAAAAGGGAAAACCACCTTTAAAGAAGAATTTGTGACTTGCGGAGGGGTAGACCTCAATGAAATCAACCCCAATACCATGGAAAGCCTGAAATGTCCAGGCATATATTTTGCAGGAGAAGTAATGGATATAGATGGTATAACAGGCGGGTTTAACTTCCAAGCAGCTTGGTCTACAGGTTATATTGCTGGAAAGTCTATTGCAGGTATATAA
- a CDS encoding response regulator encodes MPYNEVYVIDDDYIYSFVAFKILEKSNICKKVSIFNDGTKAINHLKSLPPNKYPSAIFLDIIMPTMNGKEFYEALKSLPAAEKITLFIHSGTMNERELQPFRDANIKIFQKPLNMEEVKKLL; translated from the coding sequence ATGCCATATAATGAAGTTTACGTAATAGATGATGATTATATCTACTCCTTTGTAGCATTTAAAATACTGGAAAAATCGAATATTTGTAAGAAAGTTTCCATTTTTAATGACGGGACAAAGGCTATTAACCACCTAAAGTCTTTACCTCCAAACAAATACCCTTCTGCAATTTTTCTCGATATTATTATGCCAACTATGAATGGGAAAGAATTTTATGAAGCCCTAAAGAGCCTCCCTGCTGCTGAAAAAATAACATTATTTATACACTCCGGTACTATGAACGAAAGGGAACTTCAACCCTTTAGGGATGCAAATATTAAAATTTTTCAAAAGCCTCTTAATATGGAAGAGGTAAAAAAACTATTATAA